The following is a genomic window from Oncorhynchus masou masou isolate Uvic2021 chromosome 6, UVic_Omas_1.1, whole genome shotgun sequence.
GGTGTGCTGGATTGATTGTCCTCTCTCCAAACTAAGTATGAGGCGTAGAGACAGTCGGGGTCTTTTGGCTcagttctctactctctctatggAGAGTAAACACTGTGTGCCTCTGCTCTGCTTTATTGCTCAGACTCAGGCAGCCGGGAAGGgaggcagatttttttatggggggggggggcgacaaCCATAACAGGAGTGGAAACACTTTTCTGTTTCTGTATCGGTGGCACGACAAATAATGTAGCTGTGATTAAGCCTGGCAGTAATGATGTCCGGTCGtcgcagggagagggagagttagtTTCCAGGAGACGATGTCACAATGTATGGCTGCTGCACTGcactctgtgtttctgttctAGTCTCAGGGGTCTCTCCTAGTTAACTGTGTGGATTCTTTCCTACCTGTGAAAGAGCATCTGACGGTCTCACATTTCATAAACAACACTGTCCTCTGATGTACCATTTATGGCATCTGTAACCGCGTGGGATTGACAATGAAGCGGGACAGAATTGTTAAATGCATACTTTGTATAGAATTCCTGCGGTTCAATCGCCAATTCAATTAATGATgaatacccattgattcttgaagaatataacttgtcACACATCTTTCTCGACCTAACTTCAaatctgtacgcctatgtagatattccattaaaaatcagccgtctccagctacaaaagtcattaacaatgtctacattgtatttctgatcaatttgatgttattttaatggacaaaaaaatggcttttctttcaaaacaaggacatttgtaactgaccccaaacttttgaacggtagtgtttatacaaaagtatgtggataccccttGAAATTAgaggattcggctatttcagccacaccagttgctgacaggtatataaaattgagcgcaaagccatgcaatctccatagacaaacattgacagtagaatggcctttctGAAGAGCACAGTGACTTTTAAAGTGtaaccatcataggatgccacctttccaagttTGTAAAAtgtatgccctgctagagctgccccggtcaactgtaagtgttgttattgtgaagtggaaatgtctaggagcaacaacggctcagccacgaagtgataggccacataagctcacagaactggaccaccgagtgctgaagcgcgtagcactcactaccgagttccaaactgcctctggaatcaacgtcagcacaagaactgttagtctAGAGCTTcacgaaatgggtttccatggccgagcagccatgcCAAGCTTCGGCTAGAGTGatgtaaagcttgctgccattggactctggagcagtggaaacatgttctctggagtgatgaatcacacttcaccattttGCAGtttgacggacaaatctgggtttggcggatgccaggagaacactacctgccccaatgcatagtgcaaactgtaaagtttggtggaggatgaataatggtctgtggcttTTTTTCATGGTTCAAGGctatgccccttagttccagtgaaggtaaatcttaacgctacagcatacaatgacattctagacaattctgtgcttccaactttgtggcaacagtttcaggaaggccctttcctgtttatGCATGACAATGcacccatgcacaaagcaaggtaaATACCAAAATGGTttatcgagatcggtgtggaagaacttgaccggcctgcacatagccctgacctcaaccccatcgaacacctttgggatgaattggaatgccgactgtgagccaggcctaatcgcccaacctcagtgcccgacctcactaatgctcttgtggctgaatggacgcaagtccacgcagcaatgttccaacatctagtggtaagccttctcagaagagtggaggctgttatagcagcaaaggggggaccaactccacattaatgcccatgattttggaatgagatgttcgacgaccAGGTTTCCACATAcacttggtcatgtagtgtatcttgtTCTTTAACATGTTTGCTTTTTTAAATGGACATCTGTTTTTGCACAACAATAGTCCCTGGCAGTTTTTCTGGCCTACTGATAATGCACCTGTCTATCTGATCTGCAGGTACATTGGAGCCCTGGGTGCACGGGTGATCTGTGACAACATTCCAGGCCTGGTGAACaagcagcgccagctgtgccagcGCCACCCGGATCTCATGCAGTCTATTGGGGAGGGTGCCAAGGAGTGGATCCGTGAGTGCCAGCACCAGTTCCGTCACCATCGCTGGAACTGCAGCACGCTGGACCGAGACCACACTGTCTTTGGTAGGGTCATGCTGCACAGTAAGTCTGTTTCAGTgtgctcatctctctctctgtgtgttcagtatTCAATCACTTGCATCTTGGATGTAAGATTCACCACATTAATCTGATTCAACACATACACGTTTTCACATTGGTGGTTGTAGGCAATAGCAGAACATTGTGAGGGACCGCTTCCTTGCCTTTTAGACTTACTCATATTCAAGCCTTAAGGGTATAGCTATGAGTATCTCAGCTCGACACAGAATACAACAGTTCCTTTCCATATATGTCTCCTttgttttcccctctccaatAAGGTAACAGGAGAACGTACTAGTTGTCATTTCCAGTTGTACAATACCCAGAGAGAATGTGTGCAAGTAAATGTATCTAGTTTCACCTTCTCCAGGAATGAGGAGGGTTGGAGAAAGTGGATATTCTCCGAAAACTAGTAGCAGATAGAGTGATCCACAAGGGTGATGTCTAAACAGTAATAGGAGATGTAAATATTTGGGTAGATGTTTCTGGCAGGCAGACAAAGCCGTACTCCCTGACATATTGCCTGTGTTCTGGTTCATTGCGTGAGGAGGAATGAAAACTAGAGGTGGGTGGGAAAAGCAGACCAAATAACCCTGAATCTGCTCTCCTCTCAAATGAAAACATACATAGTGACTGAGAAAGCTGCCATCTGTGCAAATTAAAGAGTGACAGATGTTTATTAAGCCttcgcagaaggcaggaatcgtggtcacaggAAGGCAATAGTCAAACACACGTAGGCAGTCAAAAACGAACAATACCTAACAACCATACAAACataaagaactgaactaaatagggagctgatgagaccaggtgaaactaatgaacaaaaatgaaagacacggctacgttccagaacaaaGAGAAAAAAACACAAGATTGACTAAGTAAAGAAAAGCAGAACcttacagtaccccccccccccctccccacggGAGGCTCCTGACAACCTAGGAGGGTGGAGCGGGCGGGCAGGGGAGCAGAGGCGGACGTCTACCTCGGGGACGAGGCCCGGCAGGCTGGTTCGACAAGGTCGTGGACTGACCCAGCGTCAAGGCTGATGTCCAGTGGGTCTGTTCAGGGGTCGGCCCCAAGTTCAGGGAGCGGGACGATTCAGACGGTTATGGTGAAATGCCTGAATCATCTCTGGGTCGAGCATTTCTTTGTCGGGGACCCAGGACCAGTATTCAGGTCCATAACCTTCCCAGTCCACTAGGTAGTGGATGCGACCTCTCAGGCGTTTGGAATCAAGGATGGCCCGTATGGCGTAGGCATCCTGTAGAGGACTGTAGGTGACTGGTTTTAACAGAGACACATGGAAGGACGAGGAGATTTTATACTGAAGGGGTAACTGGAGGCTGTACATGACAGGGTTGATGTGATGGGTTATCTTGAAGGGACCAATGAAGTATGGACAAAACTTTTTGCAGGGGAGGCGGAGCTGGATGTCTCTGGTAGAGAGCCACACACGCTGTCCGGGTGAAAGAGTAGTGTAGGTCGGCGGCATCTGTCGGAAAAGCGTTTCTAGGTATTAGAGGCTTCCTGCAGATGCCAGTGAGAGGTCTCCAATACCCGCTCACAATGCCGAAACCAGTCGTTGACAGCTGGGCCAGTACCAGGCTCCGCCTCCCAGGGAAACATGGGGGGTTGGTAACCAAGGACACACTGAAACGGAGTAAGGCGGAGGGATGAGTGCATGACTGAGTTCTGAGCATATTCAGCCAAGGCTACATACCTACCCCAGTCGTGTGGAGAGCCAGAACATTGATGGCAGAGGTACTTCCCTATTTCTTGGTTCAGGTGTTCTGTCTGCCCCTGGGTCTGGGGTGGTACTcggaggagaggctgagggcgACCCCCAGTCGATCACAGAAGGCTCGACACACCCGGGAGACAAACTGGGGCCCACGGTTAAAGACGATGTCCTCTGGAATCCCACACAGATGGAACACTTGCTGGAACATACACTCCGCCAATTCCATGGCGTTagatagatgaggaagaggaaccaGAAGACACATTTTTGAAAAACGGCCTACTATGACAAGGTTGGTGGTGTTTACCAGAGAATTCAGGAAGGTCTGTGATGAAGTCAACATCtatgtgggaccagggtctgtgaggGATTGGCAAAGGTTGAAGCTTCCCGGAAGGGGGACGACAAGGGCTATTGGTTTGGACTCAGACTGGACAGGAGAGTGCGTAATCCCTTACGTCGAATGCCAGTGAAGACCACCAGAACTAGAAGTTCAGTGGTTTGTGTAATGCACGGATGTCCTGACCCTAAGGATGTGTGACACCATTGATTCAGTTGGGGTCTAACAGCTGCTGGTATGTAACTCTTCCCAgctggtgtctcaggaggagCTGGGTCTGAGGTTAGGGCTTCTTGTATGGCCGAGTGAACCTCCCACTGTACCGGTCCCATAATGCAAGAGGGAGGAAGAATGGGTGTAGGGTCTGAGTTACTGGTCGAAAGGTTAAACTGGCGGGAGAGAGCATCAGCATTGATGTTTTTCATGAAAATGGAAGCGTGTGAATAAGATAGCCCAACGGGCTTGTCTGGAGTTTAACCTCTTGGCCCCTCTGATATATTCCAGATTACGATGATCTGTTAGGACGATAAAGGGATGTTGTGTGCCAACCAACCAGTGGTGCCACTCCTCGAGGTCCAGCTTTATGTTCCCCACATCAAAATTCCTCTCAGTAGGGGATAACTTCCAGGAGAAGAAGGCATAGGGATGTGATTTGGGAGGTGTTCCCACCGACTGAGAGAGTATGGCTCCTACTTCGGAGGCATCCACCTCCAGGGTGAAAAGAAGAGTCGGATCAGGTTGGCGAAGGACAGGAGCTGAGGTGAAGAGGCGTTTCAAGTTGTTGAACGCAGTCAGGGCGGTATCAGTCCATTGAAGGGTCCAGGTCTTTTGGCTGGTAAGGGCAGTGAGGGGTGTGGCAGTCGAACTGAAGTTCCGAATTAACCGGCGATAGAAGTTGGAGAACCCAATGAAACATTGGAGTTCCTTAACGGTGGTGGGTTTGGGCCAGTTACTGACAGCGGTGACTTTGTTCTCATCCATGCTGACCCCTCCAGGTGTCAGTACGAAGATGAGGAAGTTTACCGAGGTTACATGGAAGGTGCTCTTTTCAGTCTTCACATAAAGGTTATGGTCAAGGAGCCGTTGAAGAACCttttgcacatgctgtatgtgTTCCTTCAGGGAGTAGGGAGTAAATCAGGACGTCATCAACGTAGACGATGAGAACGCTTGATTATATCCTGGAAAGTTGGAAAGTTGATCATATCCTGGAAAACCTTGTTCATATAGGATTGGAAGATGGTGGGAGGAGgccatatggcatgaccaggtatTTATAGTGCCCTTGAGTGGTGATAAAGGCCGTCTTCCATTCGTCATCTTCACGTATACGGACAAGGTTATATGCACTTCGCAGGTCGAGTTTAGTATAGATGTTGTCGCGGCCCACTTGTTCAAGGGTCGCTGGGATCAGAGGAAGAGGGAAATGGTTCTTGACCTTGACGTCATTCATTGAATGATAATCAATACATGGACGGAACCCACCGTCTTTTTTTCCAATGAAGAAGAAGCTGGATGCAGCCGGGGAAGAAGAAGGACGAATTCAACCGTTTGAGTGATTCATCAATGTAGTTCTCCATTGCCTCATTTTCAGGGATAGATAGGGGGTAATCATGGCACTTCGGTGGGGACACTCCAGGGAGTAAGTCAATAGCACAGTCTCCTGGACAATGTGGTGACAGAGTGGAGACCTTGGTTTTGCTGAAGACATTGCTGTACTGGGCGTATTCAGATGGTACTCCCGAGGCAGAGTCGTTAATGGTGGTGGCTCTGCAGGGTAAGCTGAGACAACTGGAGAAGCAGGTAGAAGACCAGGACAATAGTTCAGCTTGTTGTGGTCGTGACGACAAAGCCAGGGGTGTCCGAGGATGAGTGGCTGTTTGGGGGATGAGAGTTCCATGAGATTAATGAGATTAATGGTTTCGGTGTGGAAACTCCAATCTGGAGGGTGACGCTCTGTGTCAAGTGCGTGATGAAGCCCGTGCCCAATGGCTGCCCGTCCAGGGTGTTAATCCTTAAGGGAGTGTTGACAGGTGTTAGATCAATGTCAAGCTCTTGTACTAGCTGGTGATTGATAAAATGACCTGCTTCTCCCGAATCTATCAAGCCTTCTAAGTACTTGGTAACCCCCTTCATGGTTATTAATACTGGGACGGAGAATTGCTTCTGGGAGATATTTAGAAATAAGGACACACCTACCTGCATGGCAGCGAGGGGACCCTTCTCATCTCTCCGTGGGGGGCGAACAGGGCAATGGCTGAGTAGATGATCTTTCCCTTCACAATATAGGCAGAGCCCTTCTTGGATCCACTTTTGACATTTGATTTACGGGAGAGGAACATGGCCCAACTGCATGGGCTCTGGAAGACTCGGACGAGATCATGGAAAGAGAAGGTTTTCGGGTTCCTGGGTGGTGGAGTTCTTCAATGGTCGGCGATGAGGTGGTCGATGTAGATGAACATACGAATGTATTGATTTAAATCCTAAAGGTCTACTCTACAGGTCAGCTCCGCCTGAAGTTCCCTGTTAAGCCCTCTTCGGTAGACGGTAAGAAAAAGCAgcctcattccatccactccctgcAGCCATGGTGCAGAACTCGAGGGCATACTCGGCAGCTGAATTGTGTTCTTGTTGATGACCGGAGGGAGAGTGATCGAATACCTCTTTGAAGAGGTTGTGGAAATGGGTCTCGGATCCGAGTTCTGTGCTGTCGGCATTCCATATGGCGGTGGCCCAATCCAGGGCTTTTCCTGTGAGCAAAGACAACAAAATCCACCCTGCTCTTGTTGGTGGCAAAGTTAGTGGGGTTGTGCTTAATGTATTTGCTGCATTGAATCAGAAATCCCATACATTTCCCAGGTGAACCGTCATATTTTCCGGGCATGAATATGAATGAAGGAGGGCTATGGGTTACGATACCTGGCATTGGAGGAGTCGGGATAGCTTGGCGGAGAAGATGGCAGATTTCCTCCATACGCTCCTCTTGCTGGGTTAGGCGCCGCTGTAGCTCCGCTGAATCCATTCCGTTTTTAAGCGAGGTAttctgtaatgaatactcagggagaaaaaggtgtaggtTCACAGGCAGGGCGCGGCAAATGTTTATTAAGTCttcgcagaaggcaggaatcgtggtcacaggcaggcaatggccAACCACAGGTAGgcagtcaaaaacaaacaatacctcacaaccatacaagcagaaactgaactaaatagggagctgatgagaccaggtgagacaCGAACGCAGGTGAAATCAATGACCAAAAATTAAAGACAGGGTTTACGTTCCAGaacataaaaaacaaaaatacaagGGTTGACTACGAAAAGAAAGCAGAGCCTGCTGTACATGGACTGATTGTACACGAACATTGTACAGAGACAACCAAACTTATTTGACTCAAATTTGTTTGTGCTCTATATTTTATTCTATATACATTTTAACAGTGTCTGTGTTCCAAGTTTCAAGAAGCGTAGACACTGTTTACATTCAGATAGCATGGGACACAGCACACACAAACAAGATTTGAATCAAATATAGCATGTTTGTTTCTGTGCAATGTCTTTGGACTATGCAAGTCCAAAGCTTTCAGTTGGGCGTATGTTAGTGTTCATAGCATGAAATCTGCTCTAGATGATGTACCGTAACTGCTGTGTAATGACATGGTTACTACAACAAATCAAACTTTGCCTGTATAAGACTGACTTCgtttatatatataaaaccaaCCTGAGGCCACGTGTTTGAAGAGTATATTGTTACAAGCAATATGTCTAAAAAAATAAGCAAAATCAAAAAGGGTAGTTTTGAGAtaataatattcatatttttaaTGTTGAACAAATTAATGTGAAAATTTTTCTATTTCAGAATCTAGACATGCTCCATATTTGAGGGAATACTATAAGGAGGATAATGactccaagatgttgtctgtatcatgtatggttcacagatcatagggtcttacaggaggcatgtataggTTTAAAAAGGGTCTAAAATGGCCATTTTCATCGTTATTTTCTCCCCTAAATTTTCATACAAAGGTAAAAAGGATGTTAAACACCCTTCCTCCCAATTAAGTTCCTATGTGAGAATGTAGCCCCCGCTGGTGTGGAATCGCCCAATGACATCTTCTTACACAAAATCTCCTACCATCATATCACCCCAGGTAGCCGGGAGGCAGCGTTTGTGTACGCCATCTCCTCGGCGGGTGTGGTCTATGCAATTACCAGGGCCTGCAGCCAGGGGGAGCTCAAGATCTGCAGCTGCGACGCCCACAAGCGAGGCCGGGCTAGAGACGACAGGGGCGACTTTGACTGGGGCGGCTGCAGCGACAACATCAACTACGGCATCAAGTTCGCCAAGGCCTTCGTCGATGCCAGGGAGAGGATGGTGAAAGACGCTCGGGCGATGATGAATCTACACAACAACCGTTGTGGGCGAATGGTGAGCAATGGCTTCGGGGTTAAGGTGCCGTTTTTGCTTTTTTGATACAGGCAGTCCCTTTAAACTAGCACTAGCATATGCTTTAACTACAGGGTACTACAGTAGAACATACATTGCTAGTACAATTTAAGCCACTGTTGAACTGAATTTTTATAAATACTCTAGACATGAATAGTGAGTGTACTCGGTTGGCCACAGGTGAGGCTTTGTCTCAACCTCTAACGAAATTGTCCAACCTTCTTGATTTCAGGCAGTGAAGCGCTTTATGAAACTGGAGTGCAAGTGTCATGGTGTCAGTGGTTCCTGCGCCCTCAGAACTTGCTGGTTGGCCATGTCGGACTTCCGGAGGACCGGGGACTACCTCCGAAAGAAGTACAACACGGCCATTGAGGTGACCATGAACCAGGATGGCACAGGGTTCATGGTGGCTGACAAGGACTTCAAGGGAACCACCAAGAATGAGCTGGTGTATGTAGAAAACTCCCCTGACTACTGCCTCAtggacagagcagcaggtggGTCAACTCATGCAGTTAAAGATGTTAGGTATGGCCAGGAATTTTTCCTCACCACATGACCTGGCAGAGAAAAACCAAGAAGTTTTAGCAATGTCTAAGTTTATGATTCAACATAATATTACATTTagtcatttttaaaatgtatggggCCTTATTTAAGTACTTATCACCAAACTTGGGGAAAATATTGTCATCAGAAACTTAGTTGCTCTAAGTAAAAAGTATTACCCAGACGCTAGATAATACAGGAGTCTACGCATCAAATACAGCTACGAGAATCCCAGACTCATCTGCCGAAGGCCTGCATACCTTCATGGCTCAGAGTTCAATTATTTGACCTTTAACTTCTCTCTAATTCCAACTGTGTTTTCTCTGCCTTGGTAATCTCTGTCTCTCACGCCCCTCACGTCCTATCACTTCAGCAGAGCGTCCAAAGAGCTCTAGAACAGCTAACGGGCTCTGGTTATGATACTTTGGATGTATTGTGTGTTACTGGTATTATCCTCATCTCTGTTAGGCCTATAGTTATAGGTTGACACCT
Proteins encoded in this region:
- the LOC135542257 gene encoding protein Wnt-2b-A-like isoform X2, coding for MKLEMFCFFKTRGYSRNRTGSRNGILSRHPSRIYFTFILLLLIFTPRADSSWWYIGALGARVICDNIPGLVNKQRQLCQRHPDLMQSIGEGAKEWIRECQHQFRHHRWNCSTLDRDHTVFGSREAAFVYAISSAGVVYAITRACSQGELKICSCDAHKRGRARDDRGDFDWGGCSDNINYGIKFAKAFVDARERMVKDARAMMNLHNNRCGRMAVKRFMKLECKCHGVSGSCALRTCWLAMSDFRRTGDYLRKKYNTAIEVTMNQDGTGFMVADKDFKGTTKNELVYVENSPDYCLMDRAAGSLGTAGRVCNKSSRGTDGCEVMCCGRGYDTMRVKRVTKCECKFKWCCAVECKDCEDTVDVHTCKPHKRPDWLDLT
- the LOC135542257 gene encoding protein Wnt-2b-A-like isoform X1, giving the protein MKLEMFCFFKTRGYSRNRTGSRNGILSRHPSRIYFTFILLLLIFTPRADSSWWYIGALGARVICDNIPGLVNKQRQLCQRHPDLMQSIGEGAKEWIRECQHQFRHHRWNCSTLDRDHTVFGRVMLHSSREAAFVYAISSAGVVYAITRACSQGELKICSCDAHKRGRARDDRGDFDWGGCSDNINYGIKFAKAFVDARERMVKDARAMMNLHNNRCGRMAVKRFMKLECKCHGVSGSCALRTCWLAMSDFRRTGDYLRKKYNTAIEVTMNQDGTGFMVADKDFKGTTKNELVYVENSPDYCLMDRAAGSLGTAGRVCNKSSRGTDGCEVMCCGRGYDTMRVKRVTKCECKFKWCCAVECKDCEDTVDVHTCKPHKRPDWLDLT